The segment CTTCAATAGCTTCGTCTTGACCCACAACACGCTTGTGTAACTCTTCTTCCAAGTGGAGTAGCTTTTCTTTTTCGCTCTGTAACATTTTGTTTACAGGGATTCCTGTCCATCGAGATACGATATCTGCAATATCTTCTGCCTCTACTTCTTCACGAATCAAAGCATTACCTTTTTGTATCTTATGTAAGTTGTCTTGGGTCTCTTCTATCTCTTTGTTGAGCTGTTGAATTTTACCATATCTAATTTCAGCCACTTTTCCATAGTCACCTTCACGCTCAGCCTTGTCGGCTTCGTATTTTAAGTGTTCTATTTCAGATTTATTGTGCTGTATCTTGTTTACAAGACCTCTTTCATGTTCCCATTTGGCTTTGTAAGAACTTTCTTGTTCTTTTAGCTCGGCGATTTCTTTAGTGAGCTGTTCTAGTTTTTTAGTATCATTTTCTCTCTTGATAGCTGCTTTTTCAATTTCAAGTTGCATTAATTTACGAGAAATCTCATCTAGCTCTTCCGGTAAAGAGTTAATTTCCATACGAAGCTTTGCGGCAGCTTCATCCATTAAGTCAATGGCTTTATCGGGTAAAAAACGATCTGTAATGTATCGGTTACTCAATTCTACGGCAGCAATAATAGCATCATCTTTAATACGAACGTGGTGATGGTTTTCATATCTTTCTTTTAATCCACGAAGAATAGAGATAGAGCTATCAATATCGGGCTCATCTACTTGTACTATTTGGAAACGACGTTCAAGAGCTTTGTCTTTTTCAAAATACTTTTGATATTCATCAAGAGTAGTTGCACCAATACTTCTCAATTCTCCTCTTGCCAAGGCTGGTTTTAAAATATTAGCCGCATCCATAGCACCATCACTCTTACCAGCACCTACTAGCGTGTGAATCTCATCAATAAAGAGGATGATATTACCCTCAGACTTTTTAACTTCGTTGACAACAGATTTTAGTCTTTCTTCAAACTCGCCTTTGTATTTAGCACCTGCAATTAAGGCTCCCATATCAAGTGAGAAAAGTTGCTTGTCTTTTAAGTTGTCGGGTACATCACCCCTTAAAATACGATTGGCTAACCCTTCCACAATAGCTGTTTTACCAGTACCAGGTTCACCTATTAATATAGGATTATTTTTTGTTCTTCTACTTAAAATCTGAAGTACACGGCGTATCTCTTCATCACGACCGATAACAGGGTCTAATTTACCATCTCTTGCTGCATCAATTAGGTTAATAGCATATTTATCAAGAGACAGATAGTTGTCATCGCCAGATTGTGAAGTTACTTTCGAGCCTTTTCTAAGTTCTGTAATGGCTGATCGCACTTTATCTTCTACTACACCTGCGTCTTTTAATAGAGTAGATGCACTACTTTTTACTTTTAAAATAGCTAGAAAAAGTTGTTCTATCGAAGCAAACTCATCACCCATCTCTTTGGCTAAGTCCACTGCTTTTATGAGTACCTCGTTAGCTTCATTGCTAAGGGTTGGGTTGCCACCAGTAACCTTAGGTAAACTTTTGACTTTAGATTCAGTTTGCTGAATTACAAAGTCCTTGTTAACTCCTAGTTTTTGTAGGATGAAGTTAACAACATCTTCCCCCACATTCATTACACCAAGTAGGAGGTGAAGAGGCTCAATAATCTGTTGGTTGTTCTGTTGAACCAACTGTACAGTTTCTTGAATAGCCTCTTGTGATTTAATTGTATAACTGTTTAAATTCATATATTATCTTTTATTTTTTTCTAAATTAAATTCATATATAAAGTTGCAAATCCATTGCCATGAATGATTATGTGTATATAACTGACTATTTTACAGTGTAATAGCAAAATTAAGCGACAAAAAGTCTTAAAAGGTTTGTTTTTATGACAATATTTACATGTAAGAGGGCTATTGTTAATAAAAGATAGAGTAGAATGGGAGGTTAATAGCTTTGTTGTATCTTTGGTCGACGTATAAATAATGAAAGAATAAAGAATGGAAAAAGATATAAAATTTGAAGAAACTGTTTTTTTAGTAGATACGGCTTATTTAAACTTTATGCTAGTAAACTTTAAGGGCTTTTTGGAAAATCAAGTAAAAAGAGAGTTGCCCAAAATTCAGGTAGCAGATTTATTGGCCTATTTAGCTTTAGATGCTCATATAGAAGAAGGTGAGAAAAACATTCAAGTAGTCCTTATCTCTGATGACCAAACTAAAAAACTAGAAAACGCCGAACCTTCCGATTTAAAAAAAGAACTTGATGGTGTGGCTTTTGATAGTTCATTGGGAGAGTTTCTTTTCTCTTCAGTAACTACCGAGGGGCTTGTTTCCCGTGAAGAATTGTATCTTGATATTTTAGATATTGCTCTAACATCGAAAGCAGTTAAAAATTTAATCCTTCTCTCTTTTGATGATGAATATGGAGATAAAGTATTAAATAAGATTGATAATAAAGATATTGAAAAGAGTATTACTCAGTTTAGAGTGCGAGAACCTGAAAAAGAAGTATCATTTAAATGGGATATGTTGGTTTACCCTATGATGATGGCTTTTGGTATTGATTCAGATGAAATTCAATAATTAATATGACAGACTTCAGGTTAAAAGTTTTTTTATCGGTAGCCAATCATCTTAGTTTTACAAAAGCTTCACAAGAACTGTTTATCAGTCAGCCCGCTATATCCAAGCATATTCAAGAGTTAGAGAGTGATTTTGAAACTCGTTTATTTGAAAGAAGAGGAAATAGTATTGCTTTAACAGCCTCTGGTGAACTTTTAATAAAGCATGCTGAGGAGCTTATGGAGCAATATCAGCATCTTGAATATGCGATGCACTTGCTTCATGGTGACTACGTTGGTGAGCTTAAACTAGGGGCAAGTACCACTATTGCACAATACGTGTTGCCTCCTATTTTAGCCCGATTTATAGAGCTTCATCCTAAAGTGAAACTGTCTTTAATCTCAGGAAATACCAGAGAGATAGAAGAGGCTGTTGAAACTCACCGTATTGATTTAGGTCTAATAGAGGGAATATATCGAAGAACGAATTTAAAATATACCCCCTTTTTAGAAGATCAGCTAATTACTATTGCCCGCAAAGAATCTGCATTGAATATTCCCAATTCAATATCTATAAATGATTTAAATCAGTATCCTTTAATATTGAGAGAACAAGGCTCTGGCACACTAGATGTTATTCAACGAGCTTTTACTGAAAAGGGAATTAAACTCAAAAATTTAAAAGTACCCCTGTATTTGGGGAGTACAGAGAGTATTAAGCTTTTTATTCAACACTCTGATGCACTCGGTATTGTTTCAACAAGAGCTGTAAAGTCTGATATCACAGTAGGGCGATTTAGAGAAATTGAAATCCAAGATATTGAGATGAATAGAGAGTTTAGCTTTGTATCCCTTCAAGGAGAAATAGTGGGGTTACCTGCTGTATTTATAAGCTTTGCTTCTCAGTATAAGAAAAAGTTATAGCCTATAATAAAACAGTATTGGACTGGTATTGATTCTTAATTTATCTTTGCACCAAAATAATTCAAAAATGGCAAATTCAAATCAATCACTCAGTAAGTATAGTGGTCGTATCTATCAAGTAATATTAGGTACGCTATTGGTCTTTATTTTATTAGGTTTTATTCCAGGTTTAGAGTATTTATCTTCATGGCTTACTCCTCCAGTAGCTTTATTTATAGGTTTGGCTTATGCACTTCTCTTTGGTCAACCTTATGCAAAGTTTAATTCTAAAGTTTCAAAAAAACTTCTTCACTATTCTATCATAGGATTAGGATTTGGTATGAATCTTCATGAATCTATAGCCTCTGGCAAGGATGGTATGATGTTTACTATTGTATCAGTGGCTGGAACATTGATCATTGGTATGTTGATTGGTTATCGTTTTTTGAAAATTGATAAGAATACCTCTTATTTAATCAGCTCAGGAACTGCTATATGTGGTGGTAGTGCTATTGCAGCAGTAGGTGGAGTAATTGATGCAAAAGATGAACAGATGTCTGTTTCATTAGGGACAGTATTTATTCTTAATGCTGTTGCTTTGTTTGCCTTCCCTGTGATAGGACATTACTTAGGCTTAGACCAACATCAGTTTGGAACATGGGCTGCTATCGCTATTCACGATACAAGTTCTGTAGTAGGTGCTGGAGAAGCTTATGGAGAAGAAGCCCTAAAAATTGCAACTACAATTAAACTAACTCGTGCCCTATGGATAGTGCCTGTAGCAATAATCACAAGTTTTATCTTTAAGAGTAAAGGTAAAAAAGTATCAGTACCTATGTTTATTGTGCTTTTCGTTGTTGCAATGCTTATCAATACTTATTTCTTAGGAGATTTTCCTCAGATAGGTAGCACACTAAATGTAATTGCACGTAAGGCATTAACCATTACTCTATTCTTTATTGGAGCTTCACTCTCTCGTCAAGTTTTACGTAATGTGGGTTTACGTCCTATGATTCAAGGTATCTCTTTATGGATTTTTATCAGTGTGATATCTTTGGTTTATATCTTGATGTTTTAATTGAAACTAAAATAGATATTTGAAAATTTAAATAAGTAGGGGATCTGTCTGATAAAATATTAGATAGATCCTTTTTTATGCGATTTAATTCGGGTGTGAGTATGGCATTAATACTTTTATATTTCAATGTGAATTATGATTAAAAGCTCGTTTTGGCTAAGTCATATTCTTATCATGACACCGACATGATGATACGATGACACCGACATGTGATCATCATATCGGTGTCAAAGTGTTATACCCGTATAGATAGATTTCTTGTTAACCAGCTATTTAGACCTTATATCACACTATTAATGTTTGCTAGATTAGAATCAAAACGAAAGAGCTGAATTCACTAGTGGAAACAGCCCTTTTTAAATCGAAATAATCTTTTGCCAGACAGCAAGTATTTACATCATAAGTCTTCTTTAAAAATAAAAGTTTTCTTTTAAAATTTCATAGATGCTATTTTTACCACCCACAATCCAGATAATATCATCTTCTTTGAAAACGGTAGATGCCAGTGGATTAATCTCGTAGCTATTGTTTCTTTCAATTCCCACAATAAAACTTTTCCCTCTTTTTCCTATTTCAGATTGCAATAAGCTTTTTTCATAGAGTCCAGATTCTTTATCAATAATAATAGAAACACATTTGATTTGTGAGTTAGGGTCTTCACCTTGTTTCTTAGCAAATTGATGAATCGTTTGGAGTGATTTTTTATCCAGAGAGATTTGATTCTTGTCTGACGAAAGTTTTTTGATTTGCATGATATTTCCAACAACTGTAATAAACTCTCCTTCCATTAAGATGAAGTCTCCATTTGGAAAATAAGACTCTTCATCATTCTTATCTACCTCTATAATAATCAGACCATATCTAGACCTGAAGTCGGTATCTTTTAGTTTTTTATTTTCGTATTCCGAGTTTTTGTCGATTTTAAATCTACCTACATATAGGTTTTGCTCAATCCAGCTTTCATTATTTAAGTCAAAAGAAGTTACCCCATTTTCCCTCTTAGAGAACTTTCGTTTTTCATTAATAATTCTTTCGTTGAAATTGATAACAAAGTGGTATTCCATATTCCAATATAGTTTTAAAAGGTATTTAGAACGGAATAAAAGAATCAGTAATGCTATAGCAGCAATACCTGATACCCATATTGGTATGTCCAAAAACAGATCAAAAATAGAATAGATAAAACCAAAGGCTATAACATATCTAAGTACAATGAGCATAGAGAGAATCAATCTGTACTTTACACTTTGTTTCCAGAGTTCGAGTATTAAGAAGGGCTGTTCTCCTCCTCTATAAACTAATCCTTTGAGCATAGGAGATATCACTATTAATGTTATGAGTAAACACGCAATATTGCCCCATAATGTCCCAATATGTTCTATTAATAGAGGTTGTAAAAAACTTGAAGATAAGAGTATGACAGCCAGTCCTAACGAAACAAAGATCACTATACTAAATACGTAGCTCTTTAATAAAGAACCCCATAACGAGGTGGGTTTAGTTGAGGCCAGTTTTTCATCTTTGGCTATAATCTTTTCTTGCCAAGACTGCGGTATACTTTTCATCATGAAGTGATAAGCAGTAGGACTAGCAGCCATTAAATAGGGCGTAGTGAAGGTTGTAATAACAGATACGGCAATAATAATTGGGTAGATAAAATTATCAGCCAAGCCATACATAATAGCTGTACCTGCTACAATGAAAGCAAACTCACCTACTTGTGCCATGCTAAATCCACACTGGATGGAAGTAAACATCGATTCCCCAGATAACCTAGCTCCCCATGTAGTGAAAACAATCTTACCAAATAGAACTAAGAGAGTAATGAAGATGATGCTCTTATAGTTTTCTAAAACAATAGCAGGGTCCATTAACATACCTACAGATACAAAGAATATAGCCCCAAAGAAATCTTTTATAGGCTTTGTTACCCTTTCTATGTTTTCTAAAGCGATAGTTTCTGCTAATATCGAACCCATAATAAAAGCACCTAGGGCAGACGATAATTCAACTTTTGTAGCAAATACCACCATTCCTAAACACAAGCCTAATGATACGATTAATAGGGTTTCATCGTTCAACCAATGTTTCATTTTCTTGAGGAAAGAAGGTACTATAAAAATACCGCCAACAACCCATACTACCATAAAGAATACTAGCTTTCCTAAACTTAAAAGTATTTCTGTTCCTTCAATTTGCTGACTACTTACTGCTATTGTCCCTAAAAACACCATAACTAGAATGGCAAATAGGTCATCAAAAATTAAAATTCCAAAGACCACTTCTGTGAAACGCTTTCCTTTGTATTGAGGCTCTTCAAAACCTTTCACTATGATTGTAGTAGAGGATAAACAGAGCATACAGCCCAAAATGATGCTATCCCAGTGACTCCACCCCATGAGAGTTCCTAAGAAATACCCCGATACACCTAGTCCGAGGACAATCATCATTAGCGTTATAAATCCTGTCTTACTGTTTTTAATCAGCTTTTTGAAGCTGAATTCGAGTCCCATTCCAAATAAGAGGAATATAACTCCTATTTCACCCCAGATAGTTATGCTTTCGTTATCTATTACTGTTGGGAAAAAATCTATATGAGGCCCTGTAATAAACCCTGCTATAATATAGCCCAAGACGACGGGTTGTTTTAGCCATTTGAAGATAATAGTAACGATACCTGCAACAATTAGCATAAATGCCAAGTCACTAATAATAGGTGGTAGGTGAGTCATATTCTTTTAGTGTTTAAAATTCAGTTTAATTGATCTGAAATTATTTATTAAAAGTAGTAATACTGGGTAGTGTTTTCAATTTTCAGCATCTATCAATTTCTTTTTTATGAGTTTATTTTTCTTAGTAAGCTATTTTATGTCAATAAAATTACTAAAATAAGAACTAATATTTCATGAGATGAAGTTCAATGTCATAAAGTGATGAAGAATATTCTGTTTAATCTTCTTTATATATGGATTAAATTTATTCTAATCTATGCTTTTTCTATATTTGCAGACACATTACAATAATCCTTATTATTAAAGATTAATATCCCATGGCAAACACAAAAATTTCTGCAGCTGCCTTTGCAGATACTAAACCACACTACAATATCCTTAATGGTTACCGTGGAGTAGCGGCAATAACTGTAGTCTGTTTTCACTTATTTGAAGCTTTCGCTACAAGCCACCTAGATCAAAAGATAAATCATGGCTATTTAGCTGTTGATTTCTTCTTCCTTTTATCTGGTTTTGTAATTGGTTATGCCTATGATGACAGATGGAAAACGATGACGGTAAAAAATTTCTTAAAGCGTAGGCTTATTCGCTTACACCCTATGGTTATTATGGGTGCTCTTATTGGAGCAATACTCTTTTATACACAAGGATGTTCTGTGTGGGATGTTTCCAAAGTTCCTCTTTCGATGCTTTTGATCTCTACGGTTTTTAACTTGTTTTTAATACCTTCAACTCCAGGTTTTGAAATTAGAGGAGTAGGAGAGATGTATCCTTTAAATGGACCATCGTGGACTTTGTTTTTTGAGTACATTGGAAATATTTTATATGTATTCTTTATTCGGAAATTACCTACCATAGCTCTTTCTCTTTTGGTTGTTTTGACAGGCTTAGGCTTGGCTTCCTTTGCTATTTGGGGGCCATTAGGCGATTTATGTGTGGGCTATGCTCTAACAGAAGAGAATATCATAGGAGGATCTTTACGTTTGTTGTTCTCTTTCTCTGCAGGATTACTTTTATCGCGCGTGTTCAAACCATTTAAAGTGCGTGGAGCGTTTTGGATAGGTAGTATCGTTATCGTTGTTTTATCATTTATACCTAGAATAGGAGGGGCAGAGCATCTTTGGATGAATGGACTCTATGATTCATTTTGTGTCCTTATTGTATTTCCTATATTGATTTGCTTAGGAGCATCTGGCAAAACAACAGATAAAACATCTACACGTATATGTAAATTTTTAGGTGATATATCTTACCCTTTGTATATCGTACATTATCCTTTCATATACTTATATTTTGCATGGGTTAAAAATGAGAATCTTACTTTTGTGGAGTCTTTACCTGGTGCAGTAGCTTTGGTTCTAGGTTCTATATTCTTAGCTTATATCTGCTTGAAGTTTTATGATAAGCCAGTAAGAAAGGCATTGACCAAGTATTTTAAAGATTAGAGAGATCTCTTTTAAATTAACGTTTTTTATTATTTGCTTCATTTCTCCTTTTATTGAGTATCTTTGTTTGTATTTTTTATGAATAAATATGGAAAACTATTATCAACCTCGTGAAACAACCTTGAATTTTGGTGCTTCTGCTTTAGTAAAAGTGAATAAGCCTTTATTAAAATTCTGCATTTTTTCTATTTTAGGAGGTGCATTTATTGCTTTTGGAGGTTTGTTGTCAGTCATGGTTTCAGGAGGAATGACAGGTGTTGGTGTTGATAACCCAGGGTTGGTTAAGTTTATGGCTGGGGCATTATTCCCTATTGGTTTAATAATGGTTTCTATTTCTGGGGCCTATTTATTTACGAGTGATTGTGCTGCTTTTACCATAGCAGGGTTAAAGAAGGAAGTATCAATTCTTACCTTTTTTAAGTACCTATTACTTTCTTATTTATTCAATTTTATAGGTACACAGATTGTAGCCTATTTACTAACCTATCAAGTGGGTTTACTCCAAGATGTACCTTGGACAACCTATTTCCATCAATATGCTGAAGGTAAGGTTTACCAAAGTTTCTCTACTGTATTTCTAAAAGGTATAGGAGCTAATTGGCTAGTTTGCCTAGGAATGTTCTTGGGGTATGCATCTAAAGATATTATAGGTAAATGTATAGGGATATGGATACCTGTAATGCTTTTTGTAACATTGGGCTATGAACACTCTATTGCCAATATGTTCTTTATTCCAACAGCTATCTATACAGGAGCAGAAATCACCTGGCTAGATTTCCTTATTAAAAATTTAATACCTAGTACTATAGGGAATTTTATTGGAGGAGCCGTATTTGTAGGGGCAGCTTATTGGTATCTCTTTATTCATGAAAATTCAAAAAAGTGAGTTGTGATTAAGCATGAGATAATACACGCTTAATTAAAAACGTAAAATAATTTTAATGTCACTTTCAATAGGCCTATTTTTAGTATAGACACTTGAAAGTGACATTTTTATTTCATCTACTTTTACGAGTAAATATTCTAAAGTGATTGTATTCAGGTTTCGTGTATCATACACTTTATGTGAGGGTCACTATCCTTCTATTCAAGTTGAAATAGTATGATAATGGAATAACTCTAAATGATGTTATTTATCTTGATAAATTATCAAATTGTAAATATATATTTGTGTATGGCGTTGTTTTAGTTGGATATTATAAAATTAATTGTCAAAAGAATATTTTGTATAATCGTAATATTGACTAATTTGCATGAATTAACCTAACATCTTATAATATATGAATATGGATAAAATCACTGCAAATGAGGTAGTTGAATGGGCTAAAAAGTTTTTAGTTTTGTCTGATAAAGAATTGACTAGTGAAGAAGTAAAAGAACAAAAAAAGTATGCTACTTTAATTCAAAATCCGAACAATAAAACCTTATTATCAAAAATGTTAGATGAGTCTTCTCAGATAAGAGACTCTAAAATACTTTCGCGTAGACTGAAATATTTGATAGATAAATATGGTATTCCAACTTTTTTTACTCCTTGGGAGCGTTTTCAGCTTTCTTTGTTTACTGGTTTTGGATATCTTTTTGATCCGATAGCTATTCCTATTTTTAAAAACAAGCTGCAAGCTGACACTCATAAAATAATTATTCCTGAAGAGCGACCTGCCTTAACAGAACATTTATCCAAACGTTGGAAACAGCAAATTGGACAGAATGTGAATCTTTTAGGAGAAGTTGTTCTGGGTGATGAGGAAGCTAACAATAGATTTCATCAATATATGGAGGCTTTAAAAGAGCCTGATATCAATTATATATCTGTAAAACTGTCGGGAATATATGCTCAAATTCGCCCTTTAAGTTATAAGGAATCTAAAGAAAAACTTTGCGAATTA is part of the Bacteroides coprosuis DSM 18011 genome and harbors:
- a CDS encoding transcriptional regulator, LysR family (COGs: COG0583 Transcriptional regulator~InterPro IPR000847:IPR005119~KEGG: bfs:BF1174 putative transcriptional regulator~PFAM: LysR, substrate-binding; HTH transcriptional regulator, LysR~SPTR: Putative uncharacterized protein;~IMG reference gene:2504106754~PFAM: Bacterial regulatory helix-turn-helix protein, lysR family; LysR substrate binding domain), encoding MTDFRLKVFLSVANHLSFTKASQELFISQPAISKHIQELESDFETRLFERRGNSIALTASGELLIKHAEELMEQYQHLEYAMHLLHGDYVGELKLGASTTIAQYVLPPILARFIELHPKVKLSLISGNTREIEEAVETHRIDLGLIEGIYRRTNLKYTPFLEDQLITIARKESALNIPNSISINDLNQYPLILREQGSGTLDVIQRAFTEKGIKLKNLKVPLYLGSTESIKLFIQHSDALGIVSTRAVKSDITVGRFREIEIQDIEMNREFSFVSLQGEIVGLPAVFISFASQYKKKL
- a CDS encoding sodium/hydrogen exchanger (COGs: COG4651 Kef-type K+ transport system predicted NAD-binding component~InterPro IPR006153:IPR006037~KEGG: pdi:BDI_0523 putative Na+/H+ antiporter~PFAM: Cation/H+ exchanger; Regulator of K+ conductance, C-terminal~SPTR: TrkA-C domain protein;~IMG reference gene:2504106756~PFAM: TrkA-C domain; Sodium/hydrogen exchanger family), giving the protein MTHLPPIISDLAFMLIVAGIVTIIFKWLKQPVVLGYIIAGFITGPHIDFFPTVIDNESITIWGEIGVIFLLFGMGLEFSFKKLIKNSKTGFITLMMIVLGLGVSGYFLGTLMGWSHWDSIILGCMLCLSSTTIIVKGFEEPQYKGKRFTEVVFGILIFDDLFAILVMVFLGTIAVSSQQIEGTEILLSLGKLVFFMVVWVVGGIFIVPSFLKKMKHWLNDETLLIVSLGLCLGMVVFATKVELSSALGAFIMGSILAETIALENIERVTKPIKDFFGAIFFVSVGMLMDPAIVLENYKSIIFITLLVLFGKIVFTTWGARLSGESMFTSIQCGFSMAQVGEFAFIVAGTAIMYGLADNFIYPIIIAVSVITTFTTPYLMAASPTAYHFMMKSIPQSWQEKIIAKDEKLASTKPTSLWGSLLKSYVFSIVIFVSLGLAVILLSSSFLQPLLIEHIGTLWGNIACLLITLIVISPMLKGLVYRGGEQPFLILELWKQSVKYRLILSMLIVLRYVIAFGFIYSIFDLFLDIPIWVSGIAAIALLILLFRSKYLLKLYWNMEYHFVINFNERIINEKRKFSKRENGVTSFDLNNESWIEQNLYVGRFKIDKNSEYENKKLKDTDFRSRYGLIIIEVDKNDEESYFPNGDFILMEGEFITVVGNIMQIKKLSSDKNQISLDKKSLQTIHQFAKKQGEDPNSQIKCVSIIIDKESGLYEKSLLQSEIGKRGKSFIVGIERNNSYEINPLASTVFKEDDIIWIVGGKNSIYEILKENFYF
- a CDS encoding ATP-dependent chaperone ClpB (COGs: COG0542 ATPase with chaperone activity ATP-binding subunit~InterProIPR003593:IPR004176:IPR003959:IPR013093:IPR 019489:IPR017730~KEGG: bth:BT_4597 endopeptidase Clp ATP-binding chain B~PFAM: ATPase, AAA-2; ATPase, AAA-type, core; Clp, N-terminal; Clp ATPase, C-terminal~SMART: ATPase, AAA+ type, core~SPTR: ATP-dependent chaperone protein ClpB;~TIGRFAM: Chaperonin ClpB~IMG reference gene:2504106752~PFAM: AAA domain (Cdc48 subfamily); C-terminal, D2-small domain, of ClpB protein; Clp amino terminal domain; ATPase family associated with various cellular activities (AAA)~TIGRFAM: ATP-dependent chaperone ClpB) encodes the protein MNLNSYTIKSQEAIQETVQLVQQNNQQIIEPLHLLLGVMNVGEDVVNFILQKLGVNKDFVIQQTESKVKSLPKVTGGNPTLSNEANEVLIKAVDLAKEMGDEFASIEQLFLAILKVKSSASTLLKDAGVVEDKVRSAITELRKGSKVTSQSGDDNYLSLDKYAINLIDAARDGKLDPVIGRDEEIRRVLQILSRRTKNNPILIGEPGTGKTAIVEGLANRILRGDVPDNLKDKQLFSLDMGALIAGAKYKGEFEERLKSVVNEVKKSEGNIILFIDEIHTLVGAGKSDGAMDAANILKPALARGELRSIGATTLDEYQKYFEKDKALERRFQIVQVDEPDIDSSISILRGLKERYENHHHVRIKDDAIIAAVELSNRYITDRFLPDKAIDLMDEAAAKLRMEINSLPEELDEISRKLMQLEIEKAAIKRENDTKKLEQLTKEIAELKEQESSYKAKWEHERGLVNKIQHNKSEIEHLKYEADKAEREGDYGKVAEIRYGKIQQLNKEIEETQDNLHKIQKGNALIREEVEAEDIADIVSRWTGIPVNKMLQSEKEKLLHLEEELHKRVVGQDEAIEAVSDAVRRSRAGLQDPRRPIGSFIFLGTTGVGKTELAKALAEFLFDDETMMTRIDMSEYQEKHSVSRLVGAPPGYVGYEEGGQLTEAIRRKPYSVVLFDEIEKAHPDVFNILLQVLDDGRLTDNKGRLVNFKNTIIIMTSNMGSGYIQEQMSRINEVSDKEALIEETKQGVMDMLKKTIRPEFLNRIDETIMFLPLNENQIKQIVMLQIKQVQKMVAENGMNLQLTDNAIGFLAEKGYNPEFGARPAKRAIQRYLLNDLSKKILAQEIDQAKPIIIDQENDHLVFKN
- a CDS encoding hypothetical protein (KEGG: bth:BT_4598 hypothetical protein~SPTR: Putative uncharacterized protein;~IMG reference gene:2504106753), which translates into the protein MEKDIKFEETVFLVDTAYLNFMLVNFKGFLENQVKRELPKIQVADLLAYLALDAHIEEGEKNIQVVLISDDQTKKLENAEPSDLKKELDGVAFDSSLGEFLFSSVTTEGLVSREELYLDILDIALTSKAVKNLILLSFDDEYGDKVLNKIDNKDIEKSITQFRVREPEKEVSFKWDMLVYPMMMAFGIDSDEIQ
- a CDS encoding Uncharacterized protein family UPF0324 (COGs: COG2855 membrane protein~InterPro IPR018383~KEGG: bfs:BF1175 putative transmembrane protein~PFAM: Uncharacterised protein family UPF0324, prokaryote~SPTR: Putative uncharacterized protein;~IMG reference gene:2504106755~PFAM: Conserved hypothetical protein 698~TIGRFAM: conserved hypothetical integral membrane protein) — encoded protein: MANSNQSLSKYSGRIYQVILGTLLVFILLGFIPGLEYLSSWLTPPVALFIGLAYALLFGQPYAKFNSKVSKKLLHYSIIGLGFGMNLHESIASGKDGMMFTIVSVAGTLIIGMLIGYRFLKIDKNTSYLISSGTAICGGSAIAAVGGVIDAKDEQMSVSLGTVFILNAVALFAFPVIGHYLGLDQHQFGTWAAIAIHDTSSVVGAGEAYGEEALKIATTIKLTRALWIVPVAIITSFIFKSKGKKVSVPMFIVLFVVAMLINTYFLGDFPQIGSTLNVIARKALTITLFFIGASLSRQVLRNVGLRPMIQGISLWIFISVISLVYILMF
- a CDS encoding acyltransferase 3 (COGs: COG1835 acyltransferase~InterPro IPR002656~KEGG: dfe:Dfer_1632 acyltransferase 3~PFAM: Acyltransferase 3~SPTR: Putative uncharacterized protein;~IMG reference gene:2504106757~PFAM: Acyltransferase family), which produces MANTKISAAAFADTKPHYNILNGYRGVAAITVVCFHLFEAFATSHLDQKINHGYLAVDFFFLLSGFVIGYAYDDRWKTMTVKNFLKRRLIRLHPMVIMGALIGAILFYTQGCSVWDVSKVPLSMLLISTVFNLFLIPSTPGFEIRGVGEMYPLNGPSWTLFFEYIGNILYVFFIRKLPTIALSLLVVLTGLGLASFAIWGPLGDLCVGYALTEENIIGGSLRLLFSFSAGLLLSRVFKPFKVRGAFWIGSIVIVVLSFIPRIGGAEHLWMNGLYDSFCVLIVFPILICLGASGKTTDKTSTRICKFLGDISYPLYIVHYPFIYLYFAWVKNENLTFVESLPGAVALVLGSIFLAYICLKFYDKPVRKALTKYFKD